One Vicinamibacterales bacterium DNA window includes the following coding sequences:
- a CDS encoding glycosyltransferase: MPVRLSIIVPFHKDLGSLERCLEALTARPADAEVIVAADGAIEDCHPAALRHDAKVIEVPGPAGPAVARNAAARAAAGDVLVFVDADVVISPGALDRIVDTFDRQPSTSAVFGAYDDHPWDPGFFSQYKNLAHAFVHRTSATSTRTFWAGFGAVRRASLLAVGGFDERFGRPSVEDIDFGYRLTAAGHRVVLDPALSASHLKRWTFASMVVSDVRDRGIPWTQLLHRYGGMHDDLNLRHGYRLAVGLAYAAVAALALAFVDIRFAWIAAILFAGQAALGRQYYSFFSRKRGVLFAIRVFPVHVLHHLFNGLSFAVGTALYLANRLCDGRLLVALPLDPWPPPVDKAGSVAGV; this comes from the coding sequence GTGCCGGTTCGTCTCTCGATCATCGTCCCCTTTCACAAGGATCTCGGCTCGCTGGAGCGGTGCCTCGAGGCGTTGACGGCGCGGCCCGCCGATGCCGAGGTGATCGTGGCGGCCGACGGGGCGATTGAGGACTGCCATCCGGCGGCGCTCCGCCACGACGCAAAGGTGATCGAAGTCCCGGGACCGGCGGGCCCCGCCGTCGCGCGCAACGCGGCCGCGCGTGCCGCCGCCGGAGACGTGCTGGTCTTCGTGGACGCCGACGTGGTCATTTCGCCCGGCGCGCTCGACCGGATCGTCGACACGTTCGACCGGCAGCCGTCGACGTCCGCCGTGTTCGGCGCCTACGACGACCACCCGTGGGATCCCGGCTTCTTCTCGCAGTACAAGAACCTCGCGCACGCGTTCGTGCATCGGACCTCGGCGACGTCCACGCGCACGTTCTGGGCGGGCTTCGGTGCCGTGCGCCGCGCGAGTCTGCTGGCGGTCGGCGGCTTCGACGAGCGCTTCGGGCGCCCGTCGGTCGAGGACATCGATTTCGGATACCGCCTGACGGCGGCGGGGCACCGCGTCGTGCTCGATCCGGCACTGAGCGCCTCGCATCTGAAGCGCTGGACCTTCGCCTCCATGGTGGTCTCCGATGTCCGCGATCGCGGGATTCCATGGACGCAGCTGCTGCACCGATACGGCGGGATGCACGATGACCTGAATCTCCGTCACGGGTATCGTCTGGCGGTCGGGCTCGCGTACGCGGCGGTCGCCGCGCTGGCGCTGGCATTCGTCGACATCCGGTTCGCCTGGATCGCGGCGATCTTGTTCGCGGGCCAGGCCGCGCTCGGTCGTCAGTACTACTCGTTCTTCAGCCGAAAGCGCGGCGTCCTGTTCGCGATCCGGGTGTTTCCCGTTCACGTACTGCACCATCTCTTCAACGGTCTTTCGTTCGCCGTCGGCACAGCCTTGTACCTGGCGAACCGGCTGTGCGACGGACGCCTGCTCGTCGCGCTGCCTCTCGATCCGTGGCCTCCCCCGGTGGACAAAGCCGGCAGCGTGGCGGGCGTGTAA
- a CDS encoding orotidine 5'-phosphate decarboxylase / HUMPS family protein yields the protein MARGKADRLDHIDRRSFLDTAGRLAAGALSLGAISDGLRLDAAWAQDATNTAHPASARVLDRLKSRFMFQISVDVGTIELGLSVAAAALAGGVDIVEMGTPLLKNQGVANVVPAFRRKFPDALLLADMKTMDGGAFEARAVYAGGGNIFDFLALAGVDTAKAICGVRDEFRRSDRDLPRLVFTDIMVPHEGPAKQAGEVALRMIEAGVDGIGVHLQADARRADPSLLARHYLDDMARAIFERVNGAAPVQIVGGLTGPQAKGLAQAGLRCFVISGNLGEPDSRARYDLPPDQIQGKVAGFIAEVSGAR from the coding sequence ATGGCGCGCGGAAAGGCGGACCGCTTGGATCACATCGACCGGCGATCGTTCCTCGACACGGCCGGCAGGCTCGCCGCGGGCGCGCTGTCGCTCGGGGCGATCTCGGACGGGCTGCGGCTCGACGCGGCCTGGGCGCAGGACGCGACGAACACGGCTCACCCGGCGTCCGCCCGCGTGCTCGATCGACTCAAGAGCCGTTTCATGTTCCAGATCTCGGTCGACGTGGGCACCATCGAGCTGGGGCTCAGCGTCGCTGCCGCCGCGCTGGCCGGCGGCGTCGACATCGTCGAGATGGGGACGCCGCTGCTCAAGAACCAGGGGGTGGCCAATGTCGTACCGGCCTTCCGCAGGAAATTCCCTGACGCGCTGCTCCTGGCCGACATGAAGACGATGGATGGTGGCGCGTTCGAGGCGCGGGCCGTCTACGCGGGCGGCGGCAACATCTTCGACTTCCTCGCACTGGCTGGCGTCGATACCGCGAAGGCGATCTGTGGCGTACGCGATGAGTTCAGGCGCAGCGATCGCGATCTGCCGCGGCTCGTCTTCACCGACATCATGGTGCCGCACGAGGGCCCGGCCAAGCAGGCCGGCGAGGTCGCGCTCCGCATGATCGAGGCCGGCGTCGACGGAATTGGCGTGCACCTGCAGGCCGACGCGCGACGCGCCGATCCGTCGCTCCTCGCCCGCCACTATCTCGACGACATGGCCCGCGCCATTTTCGAGCGCGTCAACGGCGCGGCTCCGGTGCAGATCGTCGGCGGACTGACCGGCCCTCAAGCCAAAGGCCTGGCACAGGCGGGGCTGCGGTGCTTCGTGATCAGCGGCAATCTCGGTGAACCGGACTCCCGCGCCCGCTACGACTTGCCGCCGGATCAGATCCAAGGCAAGGTGGCCGGCTTCATCGCCGAAGTCTCAGGCGCCAGGTAG